The Pseudarthrobacter sulfonivorans genome includes a window with the following:
- a CDS encoding DUF1330 domain-containing protein has protein sequence MSAYVVYVRDRITDPDEFRKYEETAPAASVGHMVKPLAYYGAVETLEGAPVDGAVILEFATVTEARALYDTPLYQEALKHRLKGAEYRVFIVEGVEA, from the coding sequence ATGAGTGCATACGTAGTCTACGTCCGGGACCGAATCACCGACCCGGATGAGTTCCGCAAGTACGAGGAAACCGCCCCCGCGGCTTCGGTCGGGCATATGGTGAAGCCGCTCGCTTACTACGGTGCGGTCGAAACCCTCGAAGGGGCGCCAGTTGACGGCGCAGTCATCCTCGAGTTCGCAACGGTCACCGAAGCACGTGCCCTGTACGACACTCCCCTCTATCAGGAAGCCCTCAAGCACCGTCTGAAGGGAGCCGAGTACCGCGTGTTCATCGTCGAGGGCGTCGAAGCTTAG
- a CDS encoding MerR family transcriptional regulator, translated as MRIGELAKLSNTPTRSLRYYEEQGLIVPRRLDNGYREYDPHLIDRAVQIRGLIDSGVPTRIIALILPCLDKPRGIVPEDIEPELLTILRQERDKMSHRIDFLTRNRDSIAVYIDAADAALERRTAGSAA; from the coding sequence ATGCGAATTGGAGAGCTCGCGAAACTCTCGAACACCCCCACCAGATCCCTGCGGTACTACGAAGAGCAGGGACTGATCGTCCCGCGGCGCCTGGATAACGGCTATCGGGAGTACGACCCGCACCTGATCGACAGGGCAGTCCAGATCCGCGGCCTGATCGACAGTGGCGTCCCGACCAGGATAATCGCCCTGATCCTTCCCTGCCTGGACAAGCCGCGCGGGATCGTACCCGAAGACATCGAACCGGAACTGCTGACCATCCTCCGCCAAGAGCGCGACAAGATGAGCCACCGCATCGACTTCCTCACACGCAACCGCGACTCCATCGCGGTCTACATTGATGCAGCGGACGCTGCCCTCGAACGCCGCACCGCGGGCTCCGCTGCGTAA
- a CDS encoding MDR family MFS transporter → MTIKVEGVGFRSKRGPVLIALMLSTSLVAIDATIVATAVPSIVSDLGGFSSFPWIFSAYLLAQAVSVPVYAKLSDIAGRKPIILTGISLFLLGSILCGLAWSMPALIIFRVLQGLGAGAVQPVAITIVGDLYSLAERAKVQGYLASVWAVSSVVGPVLGGVFSSIGIWRGIFLVNIPLCILAGWMLLRNFHESVEPVKHRVDYLGAALLTSALSLLILGALEGDQAWAWNSPISIGVLGSGAVLLAAFLLVERRAAEPVLPPWVVSRRLLATTALISFGVGAILLGLTAYVPTFLEGTLSVSPVVAGLSVAALTIGWPVSASQSGRLYLRIGFRATALIGISVTVIGTGALAITAYTPNVVMVASSCFVIGLGLGLVSTPALAAAQSSVEWNERGVVTGANLFARSIGSALGVAVFGAIANAIYAGEPNGGMSLPVVEASSAVFLALAITAALSIVTVMAMPSTVHRPSSPRGKKSGPLLEKVPTSDGREPSRRDPTRVCGDLQNPDGDHH, encoded by the coding sequence ATGACGATCAAAGTTGAAGGAGTCGGATTTCGTTCCAAACGAGGGCCCGTCCTCATTGCCCTAATGCTTTCGACCAGCCTCGTCGCTATCGACGCAACAATCGTCGCTACTGCCGTGCCCTCGATTGTGAGCGACCTCGGTGGCTTTTCTTCGTTTCCGTGGATCTTTTCCGCTTACCTGCTTGCGCAGGCCGTCTCAGTGCCCGTTTACGCCAAACTATCCGACATCGCTGGTCGCAAACCGATCATTCTCACCGGCATCAGTTTGTTCCTGCTCGGTTCGATTCTTTGCGGGCTGGCGTGGAGCATGCCCGCACTCATCATCTTCCGTGTTCTACAGGGTCTGGGTGCAGGAGCGGTCCAACCCGTTGCCATCACGATCGTGGGAGACCTCTACTCCCTAGCCGAGCGGGCGAAGGTCCAGGGCTACCTCGCCAGCGTGTGGGCGGTCTCGTCCGTCGTTGGCCCAGTGCTGGGCGGTGTTTTCTCCTCGATCGGCATCTGGCGCGGAATCTTTCTCGTCAACATTCCGCTCTGCATTCTGGCCGGGTGGATGCTCCTTCGCAACTTCCATGAAAGCGTAGAGCCCGTCAAACATCGCGTCGACTACCTCGGAGCAGCTCTTCTGACGAGTGCCTTAAGCCTGCTCATCCTCGGAGCTCTCGAGGGCGATCAAGCGTGGGCATGGAACTCGCCTATCAGCATCGGGGTGCTCGGCAGCGGGGCGGTCTTACTTGCGGCGTTCCTCCTCGTTGAGCGCAGAGCCGCTGAGCCGGTTCTGCCGCCATGGGTCGTCTCGCGGCGCCTTTTAGCCACCACGGCATTGATCTCCTTCGGCGTTGGCGCAATCCTGCTCGGTCTCACTGCTTATGTTCCGACCTTCCTGGAAGGAACGCTCTCGGTCTCACCGGTTGTGGCCGGGCTTTCCGTCGCGGCATTGACGATTGGCTGGCCGGTGAGCGCTTCACAGTCGGGACGCCTGTATCTTCGGATCGGATTCAGGGCAACCGCGCTGATCGGCATCTCGGTCACAGTGATCGGTACGGGGGCACTGGCGATCACCGCGTACACGCCCAACGTCGTAATGGTCGCATCCAGCTGCTTCGTCATCGGTTTGGGACTCGGGCTGGTCTCAACCCCTGCCCTCGCCGCCGCCCAGTCCAGCGTGGAGTGGAACGAGCGCGGAGTAGTCACCGGCGCCAACCTCTTCGCGCGGTCAATCGGCAGTGCCCTGGGCGTCGCCGTCTTTGGCGCCATTGCAAATGCGATATACGCTGGCGAACCCAACGGCGGAATGAGCCTACCCGTCGTGGAGGCCTCTTCGGCAGTTTTCCTCGCCTTGGCCATCACTGCTGCTCTCAGCATCGTCACGGTCATGGCCATGCCGTCCACAGTCCACAGGCCCAGCAGCCCTCGAGGCAAGAAGTCCGGTCCTTTACTCGAAAAAGTGCCGACGTCAGACGGCCGCGAACCATCCAGGAGAGACCCAACCAGGGTCTGTGGAGATTTGCAGAACCCGGACGGGGATCATCACTAA